A genome region from Candidatus Poribacteria bacterium includes the following:
- a CDS encoding cytochrome c maturation protein CcmE yields MQKQKRFKVIVASVILLSGMAFLVIAMTRSTSIRHFTPALLVEAGSEVNDQRVQVDGLIAEDSSKWDAANFKLTFAVRDRETEATVNIIYENQLKPDNFKDGGSVFVEGKYDATQNLVVATKLMTKCASKYEGAESATSTDKTSYISE; encoded by the coding sequence GTGCAAAAACAGAAAAGATTCAAAGTGATCGTCGCGAGTGTCATTTTGCTAAGTGGTATGGCGTTTTTGGTAATAGCCATGACTCGAAGCACGAGTATACGGCATTTCACGCCTGCTTTGCTTGTGGAAGCTGGTAGCGAAGTGAACGATCAACGGGTCCAAGTTGATGGACTCATTGCAGAGGATAGTTCCAAATGGGACGCTGCTAATTTTAAACTCACCTTCGCTGTCCGCGACCGCGAAACCGAGGCAACAGTCAATATAATTTACGAGAATCAGCTTAAACCGGACAATTTCAAAGACGGTGGTAGCGTTTTCGTAGAAGGTAAATACGATGCAACACAGAACCTCGTTGTCGCTACCAAACTCATGACGAAATGCGCCTCGAAATATGAAGGCGCAGAGAGCGCGACATCCACAGATAAGACCTCGTATATCTCAGAATGA
- a CDS encoding dihydrodipicolinate synthase family protein — translation MELNWQHHPWAGVFPATLCPFHEDESIDETGLHQYMQELASVPGIKGVVCNGHTGEIMSLRLHERQQVTRVTAEAVGDSVKVVSGVSAEGSLPAIDDALAAKEAGADAILLMPAHHWLRFGRTPETAVGFFQDVAEGADIPIIVHQYPAWTKAGYSLEEMLEMVKIPQVVCIKMGTRDMARWRWDYEQLKEAAPDVPILTCHDEYLLASLLEGSDGALIGFAGFVPELMVDVVHAALNNDLIGARKARSQVDSLARIVYNFGEPSSDAHQRMKCARWLMGRFPSMTMRRPLRQLSTTEIDKIRASLEATGYQCVH, via the coding sequence ATGGAACTGAATTGGCAACACCATCCATGGGCGGGTGTTTTTCCAGCGACACTCTGTCCCTTTCATGAAGATGAATCAATTGACGAAACTGGATTGCATCAGTATATGCAGGAGCTTGCGAGTGTTCCGGGGATAAAAGGCGTTGTCTGTAACGGGCACACCGGCGAAATCATGTCTCTCCGATTGCATGAAAGACAACAGGTTACGCGGGTGACCGCTGAGGCTGTTGGCGACAGCGTTAAAGTTGTTTCGGGAGTTAGCGCGGAAGGAAGCCTTCCAGCAATTGACGATGCACTCGCTGCGAAGGAAGCGGGAGCAGATGCTATCCTGTTGATGCCTGCACATCATTGGTTGCGTTTTGGAAGGACACCTGAAACGGCAGTCGGTTTCTTTCAAGATGTCGCCGAAGGTGCGGACATACCGATTATTGTTCACCAATATCCCGCATGGACGAAAGCAGGATATAGTCTTGAAGAGATGTTAGAGATGGTGAAAATTCCGCAGGTTGTCTGCATTAAAATGGGCACCCGCGATATGGCGCGCTGGCGATGGGATTATGAACAACTGAAAGAAGCCGCGCCGGATGTCCCGATCTTGACATGTCATGATGAATATCTGCTCGCTTCGCTACTGGAAGGCAGTGATGGCGCACTCATCGGGTTTGCAGGATTTGTTCCTGAGCTGATGGTTGATGTCGTGCACGCCGCGCTCAATAACGATCTTATCGGTGCACGCAAAGCGCGCAGTCAGGTGGATTCATTGGCACGAATCGTCTACAATTTCGGAGAACCGAGCAGTGATGCCCACCAACGGATGAAGTGTGCACGTTGGTTGATGGGAAGATTCCCCTCAATGACAATGCGCCGACCCCTGCGTCAATTGTCCACAACCGAAATAGACAAAATCCGAGCAAGTCTTGAAGCAACCGGCTATCAGTGCGTTCACTAA
- a CDS encoding Gfo/Idh/MocA family oxidoreductase, whose amino-acid sequence MSRLKYALIGHGRRGAGHLSTAATLKDTFDIVAVCDAHPESAEAGAARFGVKAYTDVRKMVDEISPDVCDVVVPMQLHHIVSCYLSQCGIPHNVETGLAPTLGLMDMMIADAAENEVKLQTSENFPFVPVEQFVCKLIKEGVIGNIHKCYRLFSTTGYHGLAAIRCRMDAAPKMVSSIGHTMPVRPYVDRAKRDFNRENLEFYAIDFDNGGLGIAMVGNKNGCLGRNKLVGFETCGERGTIITNGNQGATGGETVNVCTDEDLLNGGRAQTYEFQREYSDNGTLQRIFVELPASLGGTVAWVNPYRQTDISETGISLATMLDGIARAVREDTQPLWTGGMGRADQEMVIAAHRSIQTNRQPIELPLEPDPAEEDAFDRDFEAQFGVHPREDIEKALEVNFKAR is encoded by the coding sequence ATGTCACGTCTGAAATACGCTTTAATTGGCCACGGTAGACGCGGCGCAGGGCATCTGTCAACAGCTGCGACACTGAAGGATACCTTTGATATAGTCGCCGTGTGTGATGCACATCCTGAGTCGGCGGAAGCCGGTGCAGCGAGATTCGGTGTTAAAGCCTATACGGATGTCCGGAAAATGGTTGATGAAATATCACCCGATGTCTGCGATGTCGTTGTGCCTATGCAGCTGCATCACATTGTCTCCTGTTACCTCTCACAGTGCGGCATCCCGCACAACGTAGAAACCGGACTCGCACCGACACTCGGTTTGATGGATATGATGATAGCCGACGCTGCCGAAAATGAGGTGAAACTCCAGACCTCGGAGAACTTTCCCTTCGTTCCTGTGGAACAGTTTGTGTGCAAACTCATTAAGGAAGGCGTAATTGGGAACATCCACAAGTGTTACCGGCTCTTTTCTACAACCGGCTACCATGGACTCGCTGCAATACGGTGCCGTATGGATGCCGCTCCGAAAATGGTCAGCAGCATCGGGCATACGATGCCTGTTAGGCCCTACGTTGATCGGGCGAAACGAGATTTTAATCGCGAAAACCTTGAGTTCTACGCCATAGATTTCGATAACGGTGGGCTCGGTATTGCCATGGTCGGCAATAAGAATGGATGCCTCGGACGGAATAAACTTGTCGGTTTTGAGACGTGTGGTGAGCGCGGCACGATTATCACCAACGGGAATCAGGGTGCCACCGGTGGTGAAACAGTCAACGTTTGTACAGATGAAGACCTGCTAAACGGAGGCAGGGCACAAACCTACGAATTCCAGAGAGAATATAGTGATAATGGCACTTTGCAACGTATCTTTGTGGAACTCCCAGCGTCTCTTGGTGGCACTGTAGCGTGGGTAAATCCGTATCGGCAGACGGATATCTCGGAGACAGGTATCTCATTAGCGACAATGCTTGACGGTATCGCACGTGCTGTCCGGGAGGATACACAACCGCTATGGACGGGTGGAATGGGCAGAGCAGACCAAGAGATGGTGATTGCTGCGCACCGATCCATCCAGACGAATCGACAACCTATCGAACTTCCACTCGAACCCGATCCAGCAGAAGAGGATGCGTTTGATCGCGATTTTGAAGCACAGTTCGGTGTTCATCCACGCGAAGATATCGAAAAAGCATTAGAGGTTAATTTTAAGGCACGTTAG
- a CDS encoding Gfo/Idh/MocA family oxidoreductase — protein MKEIKIGFIGCGGNANGHMNQLAGIEGANVVAVCDVQAERAQSAAERHNADPYTAHQHLLERDDLDAVYLSLPVFVHGQPERDVIARGLPFLVEKPVAINIDIARELEAAVAKAGLITCVGYQLRYLGSTQITQQILKERTINMIVGKYWCSTGHGDPNAWLRQMNKSGGQLVEQATHTIDMMRYMGGEVESVYAMQANRLLKETDCPDVNSVALQFANGAVGSLTATWAYAGDWSNANVLDLLYEGELLNWNPSRALVQEDGEWVDKTEPSPTIDEVFVEAVRSGDASQILSPYSDAVKTLEISLAANLSAQEKRLVEISSL, from the coding sequence ATGAAAGAAATTAAAATCGGATTTATTGGATGTGGTGGCAATGCCAATGGGCACATGAACCAGTTAGCTGGGATTGAAGGGGCAAATGTTGTGGCTGTCTGCGACGTTCAAGCTGAGCGAGCGCAAAGTGCAGCCGAGAGGCATAATGCAGATCCCTATACTGCACACCAACATCTACTTGAACGTGATGATTTGGATGCGGTCTATCTGAGTCTTCCAGTCTTTGTTCATGGACAACCGGAACGTGACGTTATTGCGCGCGGCTTACCGTTTCTTGTTGAGAAACCCGTTGCCATCAATATAGATATTGCCCGTGAACTTGAAGCAGCGGTAGCGAAAGCTGGATTGATAACGTGTGTCGGTTATCAACTTCGTTATCTCGGTTCGACGCAGATAACGCAGCAAATCCTGAAGGAAAGAACAATTAACATGATCGTGGGTAAGTACTGGTGCAGTACTGGACACGGCGACCCGAACGCGTGGCTCCGTCAGATGAACAAATCCGGTGGTCAACTTGTCGAACAAGCGACACACACAATCGACATGATGCGTTATATGGGTGGCGAGGTGGAGTCCGTCTATGCGATGCAGGCAAACAGACTTCTTAAAGAGACAGATTGCCCTGATGTCAATAGTGTCGCACTCCAATTTGCAAACGGTGCTGTTGGTTCATTGACTGCCACTTGGGCTTATGCAGGAGACTGGTCGAACGCGAATGTCTTGGATTTGCTGTATGAGGGAGAACTGTTGAATTGGAATCCATCAAGGGCCTTGGTGCAGGAAGATGGCGAATGGGTAGATAAGACAGAGCCAAGTCCAACAATCGATGAAGTTTTTGTTGAAGCAGTGCGCAGTGGTGATGCGTCTCAGATTTTGAGTCCGTATAGCGATGCTGTCAAGACGCTTGAGATATCACTTGCAGCGAATCTCTCCGCGCAAGAGAAAAGGTTAGTAGAGATCTCTTCGCTATAG
- a CDS encoding Gfo/Idh/MocA family oxidoreductase produces MAKKYRVAIVGCGGISNAHGNAWRNLPEIEIVGACDEKFESLARFATEYDVQNTYNDLRQMLEKQQPDVLVIATWPSSHLKNVLEAVRCGVKGILVEKPIAVNAIQLEQMIQVTERADILLMEAFMYRHHPLTLAVKQKIEDGAIGDVRYARSTFSTGLTDRQNWRLRGDLGGGAVMDLGCYCINIIRYLVGREPQSVWATGKFEPINNVWETLIGTLDFGNGITGQLDCSFGWTWRESYEVAGTDGTLFVQSAWGNSEGESHFIVNGETFSVIDGVNPYGAEILNLCEAIDTGAPLHLPIEDALGNMRVIDALHESARTGQHLSLTA; encoded by the coding sequence ATGGCGAAAAAATATCGGGTGGCGATTGTCGGGTGTGGTGGTATATCTAACGCTCACGGCAATGCGTGGCGAAATCTGCCAGAAATCGAAATTGTCGGGGCATGCGATGAAAAATTTGAATCGCTCGCGCGCTTTGCTACCGAATACGATGTCCAAAATACCTATAACGATCTCCGACAGATGTTAGAGAAACAGCAGCCGGATGTCCTCGTCATTGCGACATGGCCCTCGAGTCATCTTAAAAATGTACTGGAGGCGGTCCGGTGTGGTGTCAAGGGTATCCTTGTTGAGAAACCGATTGCGGTCAACGCCATACAGTTGGAGCAGATGATTCAGGTTACGGAGCGTGCCGATATCTTATTGATGGAGGCGTTCATGTATCGGCATCACCCGTTGACGCTCGCTGTGAAACAGAAGATTGAAGATGGCGCGATCGGGGACGTGCGCTATGCACGCTCTACTTTTTCAACAGGACTCACAGACCGTCAGAATTGGAGATTACGAGGCGACCTCGGTGGTGGTGCTGTTATGGATTTGGGGTGTTATTGCATCAACATCATTCGTTATCTTGTTGGACGGGAACCACAGTCGGTCTGGGCAACAGGCAAATTTGAACCGATTAACAACGTCTGGGAGACGCTGATTGGAACCTTGGACTTTGGCAACGGTATTACTGGACAATTGGACTGCAGCTTTGGTTGGACATGGCGTGAATCTTATGAGGTCGCTGGTACAGATGGAACGCTTTTCGTTCAGAGCGCGTGGGGCAATTCGGAAGGTGAGTCACACTTTATTGTAAACGGCGAGACTTTTAGTGTTATTGATGGCGTGAATCCCTACGGTGCTGAGATTTTGAATCTCTGTGAAGCGATAGATACAGGTGCCCCTCTCCATTTACCGATAGAGGACGCGCTCGGAAATATGCGTGTCATTGATGCATTGCACGAATCTGCGCGTACAGGTCAGCACCTCAGTCTCACTGCGTGA
- a CDS encoding VWA domain-containing protein: MFEKMMKYPIDVFREGNFSFGVPLPGLLIAVLLIALFAVTIWAYRSTQGRIRRGFRGFLIFLRAVVLCLLAFCLLKPFLTIYQTNPDDSYLLVMVDRSKSMQITDSIDSTTRLRRANDLLFAEEDGLLEKLDAKFKVRLFAFDTTAKRISSEALTSAEGESTDIPQALNEALDDLQGIPLSGAVLLTDGADRSGVDIAKFAMQIRERKLPIHTVGIGAEEGNPDLEIVKVDVPRTAEEDFPVEMWVSLKRKGFNGKKVNVQLTSNGRILKTESVDLDEGTSWMSQLGGTDTTSAPKTGRVSIKFTPREAGTQKFEVHAELGETEAVPQNNTKTFLLKVAPTKRVKILLVDGRPRYELGFIKRALNNDPNIQLTDRFLKSISNNGQNYGGTRTDVSHDFGFYPDDRETLFDFDAIILGNVDASEFTPKQLENTVEFVRTRGGGLLMLGGSSSLGNHELSGSYINTPIAQCLPVELELGSAPAPLAPRRIPRLTSRSRATDNQGYKLQLTPEGKVENLMRLADTPTENSELWKIMPALKGYSKVKRAKAGALVLAEHPTDRNEFGNRILIATHNYNAGRVMVFTPHSSWRWRLIPSHEEDNQRFWHQGDSHERFWRQAARWLTTAPKEHLKLDIAKTTHALKEPVVIEVTATDPEFQPTNNAKIRAIVVDEEGKRKELRLEQILGKDGLYTARFIPNRYGEYTVIAAGSLGGEDLGEQQTLFEVKTSYAEFSDAELNVALLKTLAEGSGGKYYTMEEADQLVKQIPLVESATSKITDVDIWDIPLIFGAVIALLGFEWFLRKRGGLV, encoded by the coding sequence ATGTTTGAAAAAATGATGAAGTATCCCATTGACGTTTTTCGAGAAGGAAATTTCTCATTTGGGGTACCGTTACCCGGGCTTCTTATAGCTGTTCTACTCATCGCGCTTTTTGCTGTTACAATATGGGCGTATCGGAGTACACAAGGACGTATCCGACGCGGTTTCCGAGGTTTTCTCATCTTTCTTCGTGCGGTTGTACTCTGTTTGCTTGCCTTCTGCTTGCTCAAACCCTTCCTAACAATTTATCAGACAAACCCTGATGATTCCTATCTATTGGTGATGGTTGACCGCTCTAAAAGCATGCAGATCACTGATTCTATTGATTCGACAACGCGATTGCGCCGAGCCAACGACCTATTGTTCGCAGAAGAGGACGGACTCCTTGAGAAACTGGATGCTAAGTTCAAAGTCAGACTTTTTGCGTTTGACACTACGGCAAAACGGATTTCCAGCGAGGCATTGACAAGCGCAGAGGGCGAGAGTACGGATATTCCACAGGCACTAAACGAAGCACTTGATGATCTACAAGGAATTCCACTTTCTGGTGCTGTCCTGTTAACCGATGGTGCAGACAGGAGCGGTGTTGACATCGCAAAGTTTGCAATGCAGATCCGAGAGCGAAAACTGCCGATCCATACCGTCGGCATCGGTGCCGAAGAGGGTAATCCAGACCTTGAAATTGTCAAAGTGGATGTACCTCGAACAGCGGAAGAAGATTTTCCCGTGGAGATGTGGGTATCGCTGAAACGAAAGGGATTCAACGGAAAGAAGGTAAACGTCCAATTGACGAGCAACGGACGAATTCTCAAGACAGAGTCCGTTGATTTGGATGAAGGAACCTCTTGGATGTCACAACTTGGCGGGACAGATACAACATCTGCACCTAAGACCGGACGCGTGTCGATTAAGTTTACCCCTCGCGAAGCCGGTACCCAAAAGTTTGAAGTGCATGCGGAGTTAGGAGAAACAGAGGCGGTGCCGCAAAACAACACAAAAACATTTTTACTCAAGGTAGCACCCACCAAGCGTGTAAAAATCCTACTTGTTGATGGTAGACCGCGTTATGAACTGGGTTTCATAAAACGTGCCCTGAATAACGATCCAAACATCCAATTAACAGATCGATTTTTGAAAAGCATCTCTAATAATGGTCAGAATTACGGCGGCACTCGCACCGATGTATCACACGATTTCGGTTTTTATCCGGATGATCGGGAAACCCTCTTTGACTTCGATGCCATCATTTTAGGCAATGTGGATGCCTCCGAATTTACACCGAAGCAGTTGGAGAATACCGTTGAGTTTGTACGCACTCGAGGCGGTGGGTTGCTTATGTTAGGGGGTTCGAGTTCGTTGGGAAACCACGAGCTTTCTGGGTCCTATATCAACACGCCGATTGCACAGTGTCTCCCCGTGGAATTGGAACTTGGATCCGCGCCAGCACCGTTAGCACCGAGACGCATCCCTCGGTTAACCAGCCGTTCGCGGGCCACCGATAATCAAGGGTATAAATTGCAACTGACACCGGAGGGGAAGGTTGAAAATTTGATGAGATTGGCAGATACCCCTACCGAAAACTCGGAACTTTGGAAGATCATGCCCGCGCTAAAAGGATATAGTAAGGTGAAACGCGCGAAAGCAGGAGCCTTGGTTTTGGCGGAACATCCAACTGACCGGAATGAATTCGGGAACCGGATCCTCATCGCGACCCATAATTACAATGCAGGACGTGTCATGGTATTTACGCCGCACTCTTCGTGGCGATGGCGGCTGATACCCTCCCATGAAGAGGATAATCAACGCTTCTGGCATCAAGGGGATAGTCACGAACGGTTTTGGCGACAGGCTGCGAGGTGGTTGACAACGGCACCAAAAGAACACCTTAAACTTGATATTGCAAAAACAACTCACGCCCTGAAAGAGCCAGTCGTGATTGAGGTCACCGCTACTGATCCAGAGTTTCAACCGACTAACAACGCAAAGATTCGAGCTATCGTCGTTGACGAAGAGGGCAAGCGTAAAGAGTTGAGACTTGAGCAGATCCTCGGTAAAGATGGACTTTATACGGCACGTTTTATTCCGAATCGATACGGCGAGTACACCGTCATTGCAGCCGGTAGTCTCGGTGGTGAAGACCTGGGTGAGCAGCAAACCCTTTTTGAGGTAAAGACATCTTACGCCGAATTTAGCGATGCTGAACTTAACGTCGCACTTCTCAAAACTTTAGCTGAGGGGAGTGGTGGGAAGTACTACACAATGGAGGAAGCAGACCAACTCGTAAAGCAGATTCCACTCGTCGAAAGCGCGACCTCAAAAATTACGGATGTTGACATTTGGGATATACCTCTCATCTTTGGCGCGGTTATCGCCCTACTTGGGTTCGAGTGGTTCTTAAGGAAACGGGGTGGTTTGGTATAA